The Oryzias latipes chromosome 9, ASM223467v1 region AACGTAAGCAAATAGGAGTTTTACATTTCAAGGCAGTGCTTTAGTTTTATTACAACATTTTTCATTAACAAAAGAAGAGGATTCATATGTAAAACAagtatgattttattttaaaaaaatgttcagacatTTCCAAAATGTGCAATTAATGCCTTAAAAGCCCAAGATTTGGGCCTCTTCTTAAATAATTTATTCTACTTTATTTATGTGACATTTAAAGAACGTGGTTGTTAACTTTcactaaataaagtaaaaaatctgttttttatttaaattaaaaaatacaatatttttgtgTGGACATGTACATAGTATGAAATACATTTCACACAGTTTGATCAGACAGACACAATTATGATGTCTCCTTAACCTCCGCTGTTGTGCTTCTCTCGGCAGGTGCTTTCCTTATACCCTACATATTGATGGCCATCTTTGGTGGTGTGCCGCTCTTCTACATGGAACTGGCGCTGGGGCAGTTCCACAGAACTGGAGCCATATCCATATGGAAACACATCTGTCCCATTTTCAAAGGTGAGGCCAGACATCAAGCTGCACTACAGGATTTGGCATGATGTATTCTTCTGTTTATGTCTATTTTATAAATGAAGGAAATAAAGTATACAtaacatatttacatttaagtTCATCTTTCTCAGGGATAGGTTATGCCATTTGTATCATCGCTCTGTATGTGTCCTTCTACTACAACACCATCATCGCTTGGGCCCTTTTCTACTTCTACTCCTCATTTTCAACCATCTTGCCTTGGACAAACTGCGATAATGCTTGGAATACCCCTGACTGCACCAACTATTTTGGCATGGACAACGTCACTTGGACAAATTCCTCAAGGTCTCCAGCAGAGGAATTTTACACGTAAGTGCATGTAAGTGTGAGTAACAGAAGCCGCATATATAAATAGTTTTACAGTAATGTTGctacaaagatttttttccagAAGGCTTCACCTTGTCTCCTGCCAACTTGATGATTTATGTGTTTGACTTCAACAGGAGAAACGTCCTGGAGATCCATAAGTCGTCGGGGTTGAAAAATGTGGGGGGGGTCCGCTGGCAGCTGttgctttgcctttttttgattttcactATAGTTTACTTCAGCCTCTGGAAGGGGGTCAAGACCTCAGGGAAGGTATCACATGGCAACAAAACATcacagttcatgtttttcttttctgttttaatcacACATCTTTGAAAtctctcatctctgtgtttcTCACTTGGATTTAtgcctaaaaaaaaacccaggtTGTGTGGGTGACCGCCACCTTGCCCTACATAGTGCTTTTCATCCTTCTCATTCGAGGAGCCACTCTGCCAGGAGCCTGGAGAGGAGTGGTGTTTTATCTAAAGCCGCAGTGGGAAAAGCTGTTGGAGACTAGCGTGAGTTGTGCAAAGCTGGATAAGAAATTGTTCTCTTTTTGCAGTGTTTATTAAGTAATAAAGAatgtataataaataaatacttaaatgtattatataATGAATCCCAATGATCAAAGAACTACTTAAAATATCGAAATCATTGTATTATTTCTAATGTTGCGGCCAAAGCTCAGACAgaaatgatatttaaaaaatctaaacttaTGAATAGGACAAACTAGgataagaaaaaaaggcttagCTTCACTTTTTAGCTTTAGCTGACAAGTAATCAAAGAACATTTTGTGTTCTGCCTTTCATTAACAATCATTtcttctttcacatttttaagcACTAGTACCATTTTTGAACTAATCCCCCTTTACTGGGGGGAAggttaattcaaaataaattatttgtttttttaaatcagcttgCAAAACTTGAAGCAAGAAATTAAATTTTAGACAACAAAATAGACAATAATGAACCTTTTGCTTAGTATTAGAGCATCCAGGAGTCTCTCCCAAGAGAATATAACTTACTTAACTGATAAAACAAAGTTATAATAACGACTTAAAATGTTATTAAGGTTTTTTTACACGTAAAAGTcagccttttatttttactgaaattGCATCATTTTTTAGGTGCAAAAACATGATGAGCTAGATCCTGTAGGTCATGGTCCATATTACCTTTGTTGCTAAAcatgtataaaacaaaaaaataacctttaACTGATCTGAACCTGATCAATAAGAATGTAAAATATCAGGAAATATTCAATATCTGCACTTTGTTTAGGTTAGTATATATGGTAAAAGAACATTTGAATGAAGAATCATTACTGAAAAAACATATAACtcataacagtaaaaaaaaaaaatcattattttttcaattgtgtatatttgattaaaagaaacaaaaaaatatctgttgtgtcttttgagattcaaactctgtttttttaaacaatattttcaaaattgtcctttttttaaatatcttgtcCGTTTATTGCAGACACACATGCAAAAACATTGCAGATTCTTGAGATTTTAGATgctacatttttattcaaagtctAAAACATTCTTTTGTTGGTTTCCAGCTTGTCGTTGCTGTTTACCAAACAGTATGTGAGTGCTTTAGTTGCAGGAGAATATGGATGAGACGAAATGAAATGCATAAATAAGCCACAGAGCAGGATAATAAGATGCATAATTGGTTTAGATTTTCTACCCATTAACAAAGGCTTCGCTCTCTGTATTGCACACTAATATCCATCGCTGTTCTCTTCTTTTTAATGCCGACTGCAGGCTCCTCTTTAGATCTCTCTACATGCAGCTGTGTGGAAAATACACACAACTGATGCAACCTCTCACAGCCAAAGTTACACAGAGCAAACAGGATacaacataaaataaactttgGATACAAACAGACGaacaaaaaacatgtcttttttgaaaagcttctaggattttttggttttatatttTGAAGAACAATTTTATTGACAAAACTCCCGAACAGCCAGGTTTTGCATctctctttgtttctttcaaaggTGTGGGTGGATGCCGCAGCGCAGATTTTCTTCTCTCTTGGGCCGGGGTTTGGAGTCCTCCTGGCTCTTTCCAGTTACAACCCTTTCACAAACAACTGTTATCGGTACTTATTGATGCAATGACACATGCACACAAGCAGAGAGATTATAATCGAACCAGCTGCTGCATCAATGTTTAtaagaaacaatttaaaaaatgtaaaacatttaaactgttttctgtaTGTACCAATCTGTGATGTGATTGTCACGtcttctttttctggtttttcattcacaaatTACTAGTGCATTTTGGCACAGATGCTGTGCTTTTAATTATAAGTAAAAAATTATTTGGAagcaattgttgtttttttcaatggtAAAGATTAAAGTTCTATTAAAGAAATCAGTACCTTTCTGataagacactatttttcccaAGTTGATCTAACTGTGATCTTActccatttctttttatttgtttttgtttttctattactaatttctgtatttttgaaaaatatcagaactttAAACCTCCAAACAAACACGAATGGAAATCTGATTGAAAAAAAGCGGAAATAATGCAATGCAGATACACCATTAGATACCGagataaaaccttaaaaaatatctgaaagcaaaagcaaaatgaatcacAAAAAGATGCTTGATTTCtctttataactttttaattttcttctcaAACAGAGATGCTATAGTGACCAGTTTGGTGAACTGTCTGACCAGCTTTGTGTCGGGTTTTGTGATCTTCACGGTCCTGGGTTACATGGCAGAGATGAGGAAGGTAGAGGTCGAAGATGTTGCTAAAGATAAAGGTCaggaaatatacaaaaaaaaaacacttgaataTTGGAACTCAGTTCTAAATTCAAATTCTCAccgtcatcttgtttttttgctttccagGACCCAGTTTACTCTTCATCACGTACCCAGAAGCAATTGCAAACATGATGGGTTCAACATTTTTTGCAATAATCTTTTTTGTGATGATGATCTCACTGGGACTTGACAGCACGGTACAAACAATAGATTTAGCATGAACTAAATTCAAGATTAAGGATATTTAGccaaattaaaaatagaaaatacatccTGTGACATGAATAGTTTTgacatacaataaaaaaaaatgttaagaaaaaggaAGGTTATTAGTTACCTGTGTGCTTTAATTTAGGGTTTTGTATCCTGTTTTAGTTTGGCGGTTTGGAGGCGATCATCACTGCAGTGCTGGATGAATACCCAGATCAGCTCTCACACAGACGAGAACTTTTTGTGCTTTGTTTGGTGGTGGTCTGTTTCCTGGGCTCCCTGAGCACGCTCACATACGTAAGTCATGTCTACATACATGTTAATGTCAGACTGGTTATGTTTTTGCAACAGGGATCACCCATATCtcctgcaagttttttttttgctctgaatCCATGTTTTGGTAAGATCCACCATGGTtaaatacagtggaaattatcTGAGTGCTGACAGATGAACTGAAGTGTAAACTGCTGTTGAAAGGGTGGTGCCTATGTGGTGAAGCTGCTGGAGGAGTTTGGAGTGGGATGCTCCATCATTGCAGTCGGATTCCTGGAGGCCATCGCTGTTTCTTGGTTCTACGGTAACAGAGATTTTTTATTTCGTATTAGCAGTAcatgacacaaaaacaacagaaaatggagaaaactAATATCTTATGGGTTTTTCTGTTCACTCTCAGGTATAAACAGATTCAGCAATGATGTTCAGGCAATGCTGGGCAAAGCACCAGGATTATTTTGGAGGGTTTGCTGGGTCGGCATCAGCC contains the following coding sequences:
- the LOC101156825 gene encoding sodium-dependent serotonin transporter isoform X1, giving the protein MPRQDSAGMAGSLAHQGSPNPGYNAHNPVTVPVPTQTDSRDKWSKKMDFLLSVIGFAVDLGNVWRFPYICYQNGGGAFLIPYILMAIFGGVPLFYMELALGQFHRTGAISIWKHICPIFKGIGYAICIIALYVSFYYNTIIAWALFYFYSSFSTILPWTNCDNAWNTPDCTNYFGMDNVTWTNSSRSPAEEFYTRNVLEIHKSSGLKNVGGVRWQLLLCLFLIFTIVYFSLWKGVKTSGKVVWVTATLPYIVLFILLIRGATLPGAWRGVVFYLKPQWEKLLETSVWVDAAAQIFFSLGPGFGVLLALSSYNPFTNNCYRDAIVTSLVNCLTSFVSGFVIFTVLGYMAEMRKVEVEDVAKDKGPSLLFITYPEAIANMMGSTFFAIIFFVMMISLGLDSTFGGLEAIITAVLDEYPDQLSHRRELFVLCLVVVCFLGSLSTLTYGGAYVVKLLEEFGVGCSIIAVGFLEAIAVSWFYGINRFSNDVQAMLGKAPGLFWRVCWVGISPAFLAYIIVSSLLKAPPLTLFDYKYPDWSITVGYIIGFSSFMWIPIYMVYKLVWTPGSLKQRLAVCLRPERTIPDIHADNLNMTIVQ
- the LOC101156825 gene encoding sodium-dependent serotonin transporter isoform X2, with translation MELPFLHLSPLERRPLLFTPLLSRGDPLEDPDLCSSPCSSWETPLSGMSGSEGAFLIPYILMAIFGGVPLFYMELALGQFHRTGAISIWKHICPIFKGIGYAICIIALYVSFYYNTIIAWALFYFYSSFSTILPWTNCDNAWNTPDCTNYFGMDNVTWTNSSRSPAEEFYTRNVLEIHKSSGLKNVGGVRWQLLLCLFLIFTIVYFSLWKGVKTSGKVVWVTATLPYIVLFILLIRGATLPGAWRGVVFYLKPQWEKLLETSVWVDAAAQIFFSLGPGFGVLLALSSYNPFTNNCYRDAIVTSLVNCLTSFVSGFVIFTVLGYMAEMRKVEVEDVAKDKGPSLLFITYPEAIANMMGSTFFAIIFFVMMISLGLDSTFGGLEAIITAVLDEYPDQLSHRRELFVLCLVVVCFLGSLSTLTYGGAYVVKLLEEFGVGCSIIAVGFLEAIAVSWFYGINRFSNDVQAMLGKAPGLFWRVCWVGISPAFLAYIIVSSLLKAPPLTLFDYKYPDWSITVGYIIGFSSFMWIPIYMVYKLVWTPGSLKQRLAVCLRPERTIPDIHADNLNMTIVQ